A DNA window from Amphiprion ocellaris isolate individual 3 ecotype Okinawa chromosome 8, ASM2253959v1, whole genome shotgun sequence contains the following coding sequences:
- the ctdsp2 gene encoding carboxy-terminal domain RNA polymerase II polypeptide A small phosphatase 2: MESSVITQVQKEDVQVSPKTGQVSRSALKQPRSCNIFKALFCCLQAQDGPKPPAPLPPPSQQALLESQENGTVVKSEPSLLPEMEAQDQGKICVVIDLDETLVHSSFKPISNADFIVPVEIEGTTHQVYVLKRPYVDEFLQRMGELFECVLFTASLAKYADPVTDLLDHGGVFRARLFRESCVFHQGCYVKDLSRLGRDLHKTLILDNSPASYIFHPNNAVPVVSWFDDVDDAELLNLLPVFEELSQADNVYTRLDQLRGH, from the exons GCCAGGTGAGCCGCTCTGCCCTGAAACAGCCTCGGAGTTGTAACATCTTCAAAGCACTCTTCTGTTGCCTCCAAGCTCAGGATGGCCCCAAACCACCAGCGCCGCTGCCGCCACCTTCCCAGCAGGCCTTGCTGGAGTCACAGGAAAATGGGACGGTTGTCAAG TCTGAACCGAGCCTCCTGCCTGAGATGGAGGCGCAGGACCAAGGGAAGATCTGCGTGGTCATAGACCTGGACGAGACACTGGTGCACAGTTCATTCAAG CCGATTAGCAACGCAGACTTCATCGTGCCCGTGGAGATAGAAGGGACCACACACCAG GTGTACGTCCTGAAGAGGCCGTACGTGGATGAGTTCCTGCAGAGAATGGGGGAACTGTTTGAATGTGTGCTGTTTACAGCCAGTCTCGCCAAG TATGCAGACCCAGTGACGGACCTGCTGGATCACGGTGGTGTGTTCAGGGCCCGGTTGTTCCGGGAATCCTGCGTATTCCACCAGGGCTGCTATGTCAAAGATCTGAGCCGCCTGGGCCGAGACCTCCACAAAACCCTCATCCTGGATAACTCTCCTGCCTCCTACATCTTCCACCCTAATAATGCT GTTCCTGTGGTGTCATGGTTCGATGACGTGGACGACGCCGAGCTGCTCAACCTTCTGCCCGTGTTCGAAGAGCTCAGTCAAGCCGACAACGTCTACACCCGGCTGGACCAGCTGCGAGGACACTAG
- the tegt gene encoding probable Bax inhibitor 1, with product MNVFDRNINIDALLKFSQISHSTQVHLKNVYSSLAMCMFVAAAGSYVHVVTRLFQGGVLSVLGSLGMMFWLAMTPHNPETEKKRLAILAGFAFLTGVGLGPTLDFVIAINPSIIVTAFMGTSVIFICFTLSALYAKRRSYLFLGGTLMSGLSILFLMSLMNMFFGSMMLFKAHMYLGLLIMCGFVLFDTQLIIEKAENGDKDYVWHCVDLFLDFITIFRKLMVILAMNDKEKKKEKK from the exons ATGAACGTGTTTGACCGCAACATCAACATTGACGCGCTCCTGAAGTTCTCCCAAAT ATCTCATTCCACCCAGGTGCACTTGAAGAATGTGTACTCCAGCTTGGCAATGTGTATGTTTGTGGCCGCAGCCGGCTCCTATGTCCATGTTGTCACACGCCTCTTCCAG GGCGGTGTGCTGTCTGTGCTCGGCTCCCTGGGGATGATGTTCTGGCTCGCCATGACACCCCACAACCCCgagacagagaagaagaggCTGGCCATACTCGCAGGATTCGCCTTCCTCACAG GTGTCGGCCTTGGACCCACACTGGACTTTGTCATCGCTATCAATCCAAG CATCATTGTGACGGCCTTCATGGGAACCTCTGTGATCTTTATCTGCTTCACTCTCAGCGCCCTCTATGCCAAACGCAGGAGCTACCTGTTCCTCGGAG GCACACTGATGTCTGGTCTTTCCATCTTGTTCCTGATGTCTCTGATGAACATGTTCTTTGGATCTATGATGCTGTTTAAG GCTCACATGTACCTCGGGCTGCTCATCATGTGCGGCTTTGTGCTGTTCGACACTCAGCTCATCATTGAGAAAGCAGAGAACGGAGACAAAGATTACGTCTG gcaCTGTGTGGACTTGTTCCTGGATTTCATTACCATCTTCAGGAAACTGATGGTCATCCTCGCCATGAACGACAAG gaaaagaagaaggaaaagaagtaA